A window of Oligoflexia bacterium genomic DNA:
TCCACCAAAACCCACATCAAGTCCAAAGGCTGTTGTGCTGTAGCCTGAGGGTACAAGGTTTGATGGATTCACAATATCTTCATTTGCTGAAACAAATTCAGCTCCACCGCGAAGATAAGGAATGAATAAATCAAATTGATCAACATTGTATAAAATTGATGCGCTCAAAGCATTTTGAGTCATGCTTAAACTGTTATTTGTATGTTTGCTGTTTAAATAACCCAATTCAAAATCAAGCCAATCACTAGCCGCATAGTCGGCGAAAACTCCCCAACCAAGTGCATTGCCATAACGGCTTCCTACGTCACCGCTGAGTCCGACATGACCTGCTTGAAATCCAAGTGCATGGTGGCCTTCTTCAGCTTGAGCGGTTTTATAAAAAAGTGTGAGAATAAATAACGTGGTAAATACAACGATGAGACGGTTCATTACTTCCTCCAAAAAAAAACCTGAGACTTTCATCTCAGGTTCTTCTATTACTTTAAAATCTTAATCAGTTATCTAACTCGTACTCACGAATCTTTGTTTCGATCGTAGCGAGTTTTTGATGAAGCTGATTGATACGGTCCTGAACAGTTCCAATATCCGTTCGCTCACCAACTTTTGCTAAACGATCATCCAACTTCTTTTGAATATCATCAAAAGAACGTGTGGTGTTGTCGAGAAGCTCTCGAACATCGATCGGTTCGCTGATTGTTCCAACGGCTACCGACATAGGCTTGTTAAGAGCACTTCCTAAATAACTGGAAATGCTGCCATTGCCCGTACGAATAATTTCGCGAAGAGTTTCGAGCGAAATATAATTTTTCGCTTTCTTCTCTGCTTCGAAAATAATCTGAGTCAATGTTGAAGCGGTGATGTCTTTCTTGGTTTTGTTATCCACGACCAGAACTTCTTCGTTTGCACGAATCATCTTAGCGATGTCTTCGAGAGTTACATAACAGCTTTGCTGCGTGTCATATAGCTTTCGGTTCTGATAGCGCTTAATAACTTTTGCATTTGGATTTGTTACTGCCGGGCTTTGTTGAGTTTGTATTTCCAAACAAACCTCCTCTGCTGGTGCAAGCGCACGATAAGTTATAACTCTTTCAAACTGCTCTACTTAAGTCCTAAAAATCAAGGTTACAATTACACCCTAGCCACATGATGTCAAGCGTGATGAAGGTACTTTATACAAGGTGTTGCATATGTTTTAGACGCACAGCTTCTTCACTCTTATGTATGACCGCATCAAGACTAGAGAAGGGTTAAAAAACAGCGAATAAATTTAAAATTCTGGACTCAAGTTTTCAGGCAACCCTACCGAGAAGTTATTTGGGTAGATGTTAGCTTTGGGAGGTTTAATGAAAAGACAACAAAATCATGGATTTACATCTTTTGACATTTTGACCCTGGTATTCAGTCTGGTGGTTATAGCGGCCATCAGCAGCCCTATCCTGTCAAGGAATATGGAATCAGATAAAATCGCTCTTACTCAAAAAGAACTAGAAAACGTAGCCCAGTCTTTAATTCAAAATAATGAGCCGATAAAAAACCCTGCTTCTCCAAACCGTGGAATTGCAAGTGTTAGAGCCGTGGCTGACATTATTGACCCTTGGGGAATGCCCTATCGACATGCGTTTTTACGAGATGGCAAAAATTCACCGAAAAAATTAATCGTGTGGAGCCTGGGTCCTGACAAAAGAAATGATTCCTATAGAGAAGTCACGCAAGGAGCCATCATAGAAGGTCCCAGTGTTTTTGAAGGTGATGACCTCGGTTCAGTTTTTTCTGCAGATTAAAACTTAGACTTTTACTTGCTGTATGATTCAAATTTCAAAATGAAATGTTTTCTAACTTAAGAGAATGAAGTCCGTTTAACATCAATCTTGCCAGCTATAGCTGTGTCACAAATATCAATAAGGTGTTTAGAGGTAACGAGGAAATTTTCTTTCATATCCTCGATTTTAAAACCAGAAAACCTATTTTCTATTTTCCATGATTCGGTCAAATCTTTCTTTAAATCTTCGACTGCATTTGGATTGAGAAAAAAATGACGGAGACTTTCCTCTTTCATAACCTGACTATCTCACAAGTCATTTCAGCTGCCAAGAAACCAAATAGTTTCTGACCGATGTTTGTTTCGAAATACAAAGCGAAATGAGTACCACAAGATTACACCTACAGAGTTAGGCTTCTATTAGATGCCTAACTTCATAGGGCGATGAATTCTGA
This region includes:
- a CDS encoding outer membrane beta-barrel protein, which gives rise to MNRLIVVFTTLFILTLFYKTAQAEEGHHALGFQAGHVGLSGDVGSRYGNALGWGVFADYAASDWLDFELGYLNSKHTNNSLSMTQNALSASILYNVDQFDLFIPYLRGGAEFVSANEDIVNPSNLVPSGYSTTAFGLDVGFGGKFLIGTNFMAGADFTYHSMFDSNVSLPNGTNAKAIQSYLTVMLRLGFVFGAEKKEGKTF
- a CDS encoding polyhydroxyalkanoate synthesis regulator DNA-binding domain-containing protein, with protein sequence MEIQTQQSPAVTNPNAKVIKRYQNRKLYDTQQSCYVTLEDIAKMIRANEEVLVVDNKTKKDITASTLTQIIFEAEKKAKNYISLETLREIIRTGNGSISSYLGSALNKPMSVAVGTISEPIDVRELLDNTTRSFDDIQKKLDDRLAKVGERTDIGTVQDRINQLHQKLATIETKIREYELDN